A stretch of the Uranotaenia lowii strain MFRU-FL chromosome 3, ASM2978415v1, whole genome shotgun sequence genome encodes the following:
- the LOC129756040 gene encoding uncharacterized protein LOC129756040 — MDAPGKYVRAPLPETRLILKPRTPGKYVRVQTPAETNDTFDHYFSEPEDRTAELEAKILELQGVIEEINTRKSTEILCSKKEVSSNEGSIRWDIIKPFPKNVPTSKMWEAWRHFIEDFEIASSLANIHSQKRRMDMLLLSMGDELKSIVGAAKLRPPVDDEECFKSLVKNIDKYLKSMTDPAAEHEAFSNMRQEEGESAVSFHARLTEKVQLCGYSEADTERFVWTQLTKGLRNADLRKDARIYGHDVNKIVVSATRAEAFASESVQASYERSAMAISRSVNKERNYQRNRPTREPNRRVQFRNQSQRYNPYVSQQRLQVSRRKRCVRCFENLHDGKPCPAEEKQCYRCKQFGHVMKACRAPEVDVIQDQNLSPRNQLVDKHEQVTD, encoded by the coding sequence ATGGATGCCCCTGGGAAATACGTCCGTGCCCCCCTTCCGGAAACCCGTTTGATTTTGAAGCCAAGAACACCGGGAAAATATGTTCGGGTCCAAACACCAGCAGAAACAAATGATACATTCGATCATTATTTTTCTGAGCCTGAAGATCGAACGGCAGAACTGgaagcaaaaattttggaaCTGCAAGGCGTGATCGAGGAGATAAACACACGGAAATCCACTGAAATATTGTGTTCAAAAAAAGAAGTCTCGTCAAACGAAGGATCTATTCGCTGGGACATCATCAAACCTTTCCCGAAGAACGTACCAACTTCTAAGATGTGGGAGGCTTGGCGGCACTTTATCGAGGACTTCGAGATAGCCTCCTCTCTTGCCAATATCCACAGTCAGAAGCGTCGAATGGATATGCTTTTGCTATCGATGGGAGATGAGCTTAAAAGCATCGTCGGAGCTGCCAAACTGCGCCCGCCTGTGGATGATGAAGAATGTTTTAAAAGCCTCGTAAAAAATATCGACAAGTACCTGAAATCGATGACCGATCCTGCGGCGGAGCACGAAGCTTTCTCCAATATGCGTCAGGAAGAGGGTGAATCAGCTGTCAGCTTCCACGCCCGCCTTACTGAAAAGGTACAACTTTGCGGATACAGTGAGGCTGACACTGAGCGATTTGTTTGGACACAACTAACAAAAGGCCTTCGTAATGCGGACTTGAGAAAAGATGCTCGAATTTATGGGCACGATGTGAATAAAATAGTCGTCAGTGCAACCAGAGCCGAGGCATTTGCATCAGAATCAGTTCAGGCATCCTATGAACGTTCTGCTATGGCCATCAGCAGGAGCGTCAATAAGGAACGGAATTACCAACGGAATCGTCCTACACGTGAACCAAACCGTCGAGTACAGTTTAGGAATCAAAGCCAGAGGTATAATCCTTATGTATCACAGCAGAGACTACAGGTTTCTCGGCGCAAGCGGTGTGTGAGGTGCTTCGAAAATCTGCACGATGGTAAACCATGTCCCGCAGAAGAGAAACAGTGCTATCGGTGCAAACAGTTTGGCCATGTAATGAAAGCTTGCCGTGCTCCAGAAGTAGATGTCATCCAAGACCAAAATCTGAGTCCTCGTAATCAGCTCGTCGATAAGCACGAACAGGTAACAGATTAG